CCAGAACTTTTCGCAGATGATTGGCTCCGTTTTCTTGCATCCGACCTTTTCTCGGATCTGCGGGAGCTGGATATCACTGGAGGCGAACCCTTTATACGAAAAGATCTGATAGATCTATTCTCAGGGATAGCGAGTTTGAAACAGAAAAATCTTAGAAAACTCAAATCGATTGCCGTAACTACTAACGGATTTTTGACCGACCGGATTTTGGAATACATGGAACAGATTCTTCCAGTCCTGAGAGATAAGGACATTGATTTAGTGACGGTATGTGCTATGGACGCCATAGGAGAAATGCACGAAAAAATAAGAAATTATCCGAAAGCCTGGTCTCATGTCGATGAAACCATCCAGGGCCTGAAAGAGCTAAGAGAGAGATTTTCAAATCTCATCATCGGACTAAAGACTACCATATTACCAGTAAACATTGCAGAATTAGACGAGATAGAACAGTACGCTGACACAAACCGTCTGTTTACCATCATATCTCCTTGTATTATTACTGACGCACGCTACTTGAATCCTGACAGAGCGGATGATCTGGTTTTCAGTACGAAAAATATCCAAAAAATGATTGAATTTTATGAAAGTGAAAGCTTTCGTTGGAGTTATCATGGAGATACACTTGTTCAATTTTTTAAGACAGGTTTAACAAAGAAGCCCTGCTCGTGCGGGTTTAATTATTTTTTTGTTCGTAGCACTGGTGAATTATTTTTGTGCCCACTTATTAACCTTAGTGTGGGAAACATAAAAGAGAAACCTTTACAGGATCTTTTGTTTTCGAGAGAGGCTTCTCGATTTAGAAAAAACGTAGGTAGATTTCCTGAATGTCGACGCTGCACTGAGCCAGGGCTAGAACGTTATGCTCTGCCATATGAAGGACTTATGTATTTGTCCTTTCTGCTTGGAAAAGGATGTAGAGAATTCTATCAATTGCATAAGTATATGGGGCTTGACAAATACTTTAAATCACTGCTGTCCGGTTTACTTTGCAATGATATCAATAGGTTATAATTTTACTTGCTCTTCAACTTGCAAATTTGCTTCAAAAATCTAAGGAGTAAAATTAGCACATTTGGCTCTTTGCTAATAAATATGGCGATCTCAATAGTCAAACAATGTCAACTGCT
Above is a window of Deltaproteobacteria bacterium DNA encoding:
- a CDS encoding radical SAM protein — translated: MTDSIPKLAAKLLANGIRFQYLKRTGRPGRPQAISLEVTHRCIAKCIMCNIWKISHEVPELFADDWLRFLASDLFSDLRELDITGGEPFIRKDLIDLFSGIASLKQKNLRKLKSIAVTTNGFLTDRILEYMEQILPVLRDKDIDLVTVCAMDAIGEMHEKIRNYPKAWSHVDETIQGLKELRERFSNLIIGLKTTILPVNIAELDEIEQYADTNRLFTIISPCIITDARYLNPDRADDLVFSTKNIQKMIEFYESESFRWSYHGDTLVQFFKTGLTKKPCSCGFNYFFVRSTGELFLCPLINLSVGNIKEKPLQDLLFSREASRFRKNVGRFPECRRCTEPGLERYALPYEGLMYLSFLLGKGCREFYQLHKYMGLDKYFKSLLSGLLCNDINRL